CAAATCCTTTCGCTCCTGTAGCTCTAGACTTGGAACTTTGAGGTTGCTCCCCAGCATTAGAAGTTGAATCAGACCTGAATAGAGAGCTCCACAACTTTCGAGGAATATTATTTGCATTGGCATAACTTCGACTCTGATCAGCTTCATCATGCTCTGGTGCTGCAAACTCATTCGTAGCAGATCCTAGTCTCTCTTTCTCAGGCCTAGGACTCTCATTAGACCTCCAGTCTCCAATAACCTGATTTGGCTGAGCAAGATCCCATCCACTGGCAGGTGTCTTGGCTCTTTCACCTCCTATCCTACTCTTAAAAGCAAGCAAATCTTTCTCCACCGTGATCCGTCCGTCTGGATATTTTGCCCTTGGAATAGTTGCATCAATTCGATTAGACGTAAACaggaatatcaattttgttGTCTGTTCTTGATCAAGTTCAAACCAGAAGTGCGTTGTACTACAGTAGTTGGAAATTATTACTGGTTGGAACTGCTCTTCCACCAAAGGCTGGCAGTCAATACGCCTTTTCACCTTAACCTTTAACACGAGCATCAACCAAGTAATCATCACAAGCCACAATATGAGAGCATGTACAAAATGAACAGTCAACAAATCATGGCACGTACCTGCGCAGGATAGGGGGTTTCTTCAGAGGGTTCCTTTGTCCATGCACGTATATCTATATTCATTTGGCCTCTGCTAGTGGCTTCAAAAACGCCATGTAATTTCCTATCGCTGTAGTTGAATAAGAAAAGCGCCAAGCCAGGTTCAATCTTCTTAATATATGCATAATGTAGACGAGGCAGACCTGTTCAAGCATTTTAAGAGTTCCTCAAGCTCAAAATTAGCCCATTGTACACAAAGAAATCCAAAACAAGTTGTGCATGGCACACATTAAGAAACATCCAACTGACCAAATAGCTTATTTGCATAACACTCCTTAATGGTATGGTGAGTGCACCCCAAAATTACTCCGCCGAGATCCTTTTTACACAGATTCCTTGCAGATGTGCTGCGATTGGATATCCCATTTTGGTGGCACGCTTCCTCCAAGGAgtgattatttttcttggcctttcCACCCATTCTGCTATCCAAAATTATAAGCACGCTTGATTTAATTCAAGCAGAGGCAACATGACAAAATGAATGCTAAGCTAGACAGCGTGCGAATCAACGATTTCCACATGTCCCTTTACACCAACAAGGTTAAGGAGAGGAAGATAGGAAAATATAGGACTCCAGCTATAAAATATTACATGATTGCATGATTTAATACTCAATGGATCCATGTTGATATTTGGTCCAACATTGAAGCTTGAAAACTTATCACAATTGGAGATAAATGAGGTGATAAGTGAACATGGGACTCTGTGCTCTATTGGACCCTTTGCTTTAATAAATAAGGATAGTAATATTTGATGTAAATAATTACATAGATATCACTTCACGAGAGCTCTTTTAGTCCATATGGAACTTAAGATTGTTAAAACTCCTAGCTTTTACCTTGTAAACACACAAAGCAAGTAGGTTTTTAAAGGTGAACCCAATAAATTCTTCAGGATGTTCCTACCATGTAAGACATTGTGCCAAACAAGTACAAGGCCGGGGCCTGGAACTTGATTTCCACATGTTGCAAGATCAATGTTTAAATTTATCCAGCAAGTTTAACATGTTACATGAAGGGATAATGTAATGAGTATGACCAAAAGCACTCAGTAGGAATGCCCAGCAAGTATTAGAATTTCATGCAAATAACAACTACGTGAAGCATTTCTCTCAGGGGATACCAATAGTGATTTAGATTTTCTTTAGGTGCTGCAGTCATTACATCcatgaacaaaaaattcaattaaatgcATCAGAACACACAAGTCCATTCGGTCAAAAGTCACAAAACCATATATATGAATCGATTCACAGACCAAATATGGACTGTAAATAAGTATTTTTTACAAACTTGGCCTCCCagattataatatataaattcacTTTATTCTATTGGCGCCCAACACAGgtatgttttccacttttccttATCAGATTTTCACCCATATAGTCTCCATCTTTCTTTCATATTAAAACAGTAGATGGTGATATTCCCATCACTTTTCACCATGGGACATGCATTCCCCTTCATAGGACTCAATTTTTTCGCATGAAAATCTCACTTGAAGACCATAACAgcagttggaaaaaaaaaaaaaattctcttcccTCACCGGTTCCTTCGTTCGATAATCTAATGATATATATAAAGCACGTTCAATGAAACCTTTCAAACCTCACACTCGTACGACAAAACTGCCATTAAGACCAGTCCCTAACATATAAGACAAATTATGCTAGTACGTATCTACAAAATCGACaaaaaaacttgtaatttcCAAACAAATAGCATGATTTTGATTCAACAACATAACTACAATATTTTTCTCCCATATTTTCGGCACGACTCTTCCCACATGCAATACACATTATCTCCCGCGTTCATTAGAATTTATTCCAAGAGGACCCAAAAATCTTGGATCATTCTCCCTATCCACAGCAAAAATCTTTGCCATTCAGCACACGCACGCGCCTCTACTATTTTGCTagtgatgaagatgaagaagaggaacgccgagaaaaaaggaaatacttTCTCATCTCACGTCTTTCAAAGGACAGCAATCTTCGTCAACTTCCTTCCGATACACTCTCCGAACGAACGCCTCGAAAACGCAGGCGATCGCGGGAGTGTTTCTAGTACCGGCAGAAGAATCAGGAACCGCTTCGTCTTCCGATTAGACCTCGACGAAAAAACGCGAAACGAATTTACGAGAAAGTCTCGCTACAGGCTCGACCGACTCTCGCGATACGTCGTCTCGCTCGAGAGGGGAAACAAACCGACGAACCGCGCAACGCAAATAGAGAACGAACGAGAAAACTAAGCGGATCGCGCACGGCCGAACGACTCCAAAAACCTCGAAACGACAACGAGACGAGCGACGCCTCGAGAAAGAAAGATCCTTTCGCCGCTGTATCCGTAGCTCGAAATGGCAACGCACCAGAACCGCTCGAGACGATCGTTCATCGAAAAAAACAAAGCCGAGGCGGCACGAACATTGGCAACATCAACCTCGATTTGCAAGACGCGAAGCCGAAGCCGAAGCCGAAAccggaaagaaaaaaaaaaaaaaaaaaaaaagagtaaatctTCACCTGGAGAGAATCGCCGATCAGCGAGCTGCACGATGCCGAGAACGAAAGCCGAGAGCTGAAGCTGCCGCGAGACAACCGTGACGCTTCGACGAGCGACCGCGAATGGAGAAACCTGTGAGCTTGCACTGAAGCTCGAACAGACTACTTTTATAAGTGCAAAAgcaggcagagagagagggagagggagagggcgaGAGAGCAGTTGCCAAAAATGGTGGTGAAGTGGAAAAGCAAACGAGGCGCGAGCCCCGCCTTGCTTGAAACGAGTCCTCACCCTCTACGTATGGAGAGGCGCGTGGGGCGCGTGGGCCGTGGGGCGTGGGGCGTGGGGCGTGGGATTTTACTCTTTTGTCCCCGTCGAGGCGTTTGCTTTTCCCCGCCGGGCGCCGGCCTGATCTTTTCATATCCCCGCCGAGCCGCGGACGCGTGGCCGCTCCCGAGGGGCGAGGAGATCGTGGGGCAGTCACATCAACGGATTTCCCGATCATTTCTTGCTGAGGGCAATCGTGTCATTTCGCGTTGGAACTAGTACTGATTCACTGCCCATTTTGATATTgatgctctttttttctttttcttttttcttttttgttatttctattttggccCTTAATTGGTGCTAGTACTAGAAGTTAATCCCTTATTTTAGAGGTAAAACTGGGAACAATTGAACCAGCTATAGGAATCGTTTTCGTGTTCctgtttttatcaattcaattatcaGATTCTGAGTAAGAATCAAATCAAGAACTGAAAAATCAGATCCAGAATGAGAAATCGATAAAGATTAATTatgtattttgaattttttattatttattttagtgTATGTGCTTATTTTCATGGATTATTGCTTttgacaaataatcattttgattAACTAAAagcgaaataaaaaaaattgatcgatTGGAACCGATTGACACGAgtaatttttagatttcatttatgcaaactaatttcaagttccaaaaattaataaatcgtTTCCAACTTACTTTTAGATAAATAGAACATGACCTGCGAGCAACAAGAAGCTACACTTGTCTCTAGACCTTCTGCTCCCTGTACTTGCACACGCCCTTTACGTGAACTTTCTTTAGTAGCCATGGTGCAACGCGTGCCAAAAATGCTTTTGAGAATTTTTCCAAATTCCAATTATCGAAATGTACCAAAATATCtgaacaaaaatatatgaaatgatttaggGTACATTTGTTTATGGTACATTTgtttcgaaaaaataaataaaatgatcgcttatatttttcaaataatttatcaataaaaatattttcattatcgatataatttatatttaaatattttcatagaatATTTTCCTagtctatgaaaatattttcttcttcatatttgtgagcgatataaataattatttctaaaataatatttttcaaattattcaaatttttttcataaagagTGCCTTGGAATCTTATTTGAAAACTTAAATAAATAGGGGCCGATTTTGCCGGATTAGAGATAGTGGAGGTTTTAAACTAATGTAATTAAAGATTAGGGGAAACAGATTATAAGGAGTAGCTCGGGAATTTTGCTTCGTGCGAAAAAATTGGTGGTACTGAGATTTGAGAAGCTCGAAATCACGGGAGTTAACAATTACATTTATATCTTATTGTAAAGTACTTTAAGAATGAAACGCAATCAATAAGTTTGATTggatgttcaatttttttaataggtagtgaagatgatgaatacaaaggaaatttcacaaattttgatgagtgattcttcaaaataagggaaaattgttaaaagaaaaaatcataaacctattatatagtaatcaattcaattctaaaatttttgattgtgaaaattcaaTCACAAACATTTTGGTAACtcaccaattcaattataaacgttttaattataccaatttaatcctagaTGTTTTAATGATATGCCAAACTAATCATAAACAATTTGATGAATTGTCAAATTAATCATTCTAACTAATTTAGATCGAATATTGCTAATATTATAGCTCAGTTGGCATTGGCCACCTACTGTAACGTAGCCTATGCttatgtaaataattttaaaataaaatcaaaatcaaaatttcaaaatgttatttttctttcttgtttttttcctctttttacacAAGGCCGACAACCTTCACCAATAACTAAGCAAGGGTCGTTACCCCACAAGCCCTTAGGTGAGGGTCACAGCCCTTGCCCAATCCAATGAGGGTTGACCGAGCCCAAACTAACCTCGAgtaagaagaggaggaaaaaagaaaacataaaataaaaattaaaaattaaatctttttttttaaaagtaaaaattatccacattagcatCAATCGTTTCGCTTACAACAATGTTAGTGTCAACTACTTCATATAAGATAGTTGACATTGACTAAATCGCAACGTCAGCGATATCCTACAAAAACTAGCtggaatgactgaattaacaaTTTGCTAAAGTGTTTAAAACTAGTTTGGCAAATCGTTAAAAAGtttttgactaaattaatatgaatgaaagatttatgattaaattggcataattttaaaatttagaattgactTGATTgccatataatagatttatgactttttaataatttttctttaaaaaaataaagcatgtaaaaaaatcaatcaaggtAAATTTTTAACTTGTTTGTCATGACACATTGAATTTCATACCGAAAGTGGAAGTTTCCTGTTCATCTAAGACTACATATACATGGAAGACCTAATTAGTTAGGttgagacaaaaaaattatttaaaaactttaaaaatatgtttcgtaagataaaatttattgatATAAGAGGATATTTTTGGACATGGGAACAAGGACCGTGAGCCCCTCTTAGCTCCTCTTAGCTATCCATCCGTAGGGCGCTCTTTAGTTGCCATAAAAATGGAATTACATAATGATATCATCCCAAACTAAAATTTGATCACTAAAAACCTTAAGTCGATACACTTGCGacaaatttatgttgataatTTTCGATAATATAgacttacattaattaattaactttatatcttaaataatcgggttaatggatattttaatatttgttaaaccttATAGTGATGTTATTAAGTTGGGTATTGGCATTTATTAATgacgggcctagttgagcagcaaagtgtaagTAATTATGTTTAACTGAAGCCTATGATGAGAATGATCTAGTTGACACgatgttgattagggtttgttaGGTCCTCTCTCTAATTTATAAAATGGTAGGTTACACCTATTAGTTGTTTTAAATCCAATTGAAAGTTGTTAtactgaaataggtcatagagaggaagatcgaGCATTTTAGTAGATTTATGATTATcaaagtgatcaatttttcacCACCCACCGTTGCAGCGTAGAGGGTAGAGCTTGTGTTCTCCACCGAGGAGAACCAGGTTCGCCCCCGCGAGGAGGAGGCTGAAGCGTTTGTGGTGCCTTGCCCgggtgcgtgggtggtggtttctgCGTGCCTTcccagggtttactctccgGCTACCACCGTGCGGGGTTcctaggtcacaaaaaaaaaaaaaaagtgatcaatttttcttcaagtgaagcaatgacTCAAACATGTACGTTTTAATTCTGCTATGCTTattgattagttgtttatgtgaataattttttacacaaaatttttttttttttttataaacaacaTGAACTTGCAAGACTATATTACAATCCATCATAATTAGTGACATCCAACTGTCTTTAAAccaaaatttgtttaaaaatactGTTTTATACTTCAATTTCCCAATCAACAAGAGAAATGATAACAATAGAATTAATAAtaacaatcattaaaataaatgctttaataaacatcataaaagcattatcaatctacatataactataatatcaagaaatacaaattatatagcttaaactaacaaaagaaatcaaaagaatctaaaacactcatattctttacatgtttattaaacaaaatgggttataagccttttgttagaggatTAGCCAACATAAACTCGATTATGATATTTTCAATGACAATGTCTCCCTTTGGTACCAAGTCTttaacagtataatatttgattaaGTTAATATTTCAACTGTGGTATTATTGTTGTTTATAATAAATGTAACTGTCTGTTACACATAATGCTCAATTATGAGCaataagaaattcaagaaaaataattaatatattataaccTTTTATTTGGGCAGAGTGTataatgcataattattttccacaacatgaaatttataaaataacaataaggagaattacatataattgttaATGATTCATCCCATTTGGGCAAACAAATCTTTTAAATCATACATCTCCATAATATTAATATAGAtaggaattacatataattttcaaaatatttatccCCTCTgggcaaataatttttttttttaattatacatCCCCATATTTTAAACATGGGAATTAATATTCatgttttttttctaaattaatatacacaatagcTCTATTTAGGCAAGTAATTGcatatactaatttttatcaacAGGGAACTCTaaaatttatgcccaaaattcattaaaaatatgaaatactTTATAACATGCGTTTCCCAAGATCATATTGCAATTTACTCCTccattagtttccgttaaattttaatattaaattgttAAGTTAGAAGATAcgtgtcataaatatatcaatttgagattattcgtaatattaatctaatttaaatgaaactaataaagggtaaatttatcataaatataatgATCGacgataaatttgtcataagatgtatcaatttaggattttcgCGGTATTTACCCGATTACATATGAGAAAGCGCATCTATGTCGACAGTCATATCATTTATCTCTGATTAAGCCAGCTAAATATTATATCCTCCGGGATGGAGCAACATGACTGATCCATCTTTCCATTTGAACAGTCAGTCGAAGACTAGGAAACAGCAACATTCAACCTAGAGTAGCTAGATCTGTAGGGCTGAAAGGAACATGATAAATAGACTTCCCTCAAGTCCTGCCTCGCTTATCTATGGAGATGCTCCATGACGATCTCCCTGCCTCGTCCCGAGGGCCGGTGGTCGGAGCGAATGCCTGATCCCTAGGATAGATCGCAGACTGCACGGCGTGGCCAGCCAGCAGAGTGCCTCCTACTCTTTGTTGCTGAATCACCAGGACTGAGGCCGTGCTCTCAAAGTCCGGTGACGCGAGCATATCGGGGAGGATGCCGAGCTCGGGGCACTCGCTCCACTGTTCGAGCCCCATGAAAATCGGGGAGGCCTGGTGCTGCCTCCCGATCAGTATCAGATCGTAACCGTCCACCATTTTTCCGACGAATGAAGCTAGGGCCGCCCCGTCTCTCACCACCTCTTCCACATAGACGAATCTGTCGTTTCCCATGTTGATATGCCTATACTCGTAGATCAGTTCCGTGTCGATCCTCCGGTCTTTCGTGTTCTCACTCCCGAAGAGAAGGAAGCGAATGACCGTTACGATGGCGTTCTCGTGTTTTGCCATCCGGGAACCATAGGCAAGTGACTCCGCATCATCCGGGCCGCCGATGAAGAGGACCGCGACGTGGAATGTGGATTCGCTCGTCAGGATTGGAAGGGTGCCCCTCACGATCCCCCTGTCTATGAGGATCCCGACCGAGCACGGCGCTTGCTCTAGGACATGTAGATTCATGATCTGGACATGTCGGTTTACCTTGCCTACTTGGCCATCGACAGCCCACTGCTTGTGAAACGGGACGATCACGATGCTCGCTCTCTCGTCGAGGGCCACCTGGCATATATCGACATGCATGGTATCGAAATCAGATATGGCAGTGAACGTCTCCACCGTGACACGCCCTTCGCGGTGGTGCTCATAGTTCCTGAAAGCATTAATAATGTGCCCAGACGTGATTGAACTAGAGTCGATGACTCGATCGCTGTGGCACACGAGCATGGTGGTGGTTCGGCCAATGAGCTCTACCAGCACCATTGCCATGATTGCGATTGGGCTCTCTTCCGAAGCATGGGATACCTCTAGGAGGTTTAAGATTGTTGGGATACTGTCGTGACTGTCGACACAGACGACAATCCGGAGCTCGGAATTGGGCTTGCTATGCTGGATCGAAGATCGTTTGGCGGATATGAATTGCCTTGAAGGATCAAAGAGGGCTTTCACAAGAGGGGTTGCGATTCCTGTCACCAGTATAGTTGATATTACACACAGGGAAAACAGTTCAGTCGTTAGGACCTGCCATACACAAGCTTCAGATTATCTCAACATGATGGCAAAGCAATTGACGTTACATAAACACGTGTTTTCGTTCATCTACGGGCTGCTCGAATCCGACATCTTCTAGAACTATGTAAGTGCAGAAATCAACGGCTGCATGCGCAGAAATGAGAGATTACCCGGCCATTTCGCCAGACGTTGTAGAGCACGAGCTCAATTATGCCTTTTACGTTCAAGATGAGACCGAGAACAAAGGCTTCTCGAAAGGGAATCTTGCTGAAGAGCGCGGCCGATACTACCACCCCTAATTTGACGAGGACGGAGATGCCGAACATAGCAGAAAGGATACTGAGAGACTCATAGCGAATTTGGAACAGGTCGGTGCGTAACCCTGACACCGACACAAACGCAGGGTAGAGCAAGCTGGATGTGAAGAGTTCTAGCCTCGATTCGATGGCCGTGCCCAGCGGCGGTCCGTCCGGGACGATCAAGCCCAGGAATAGAGGGCCGAGATAGTGTTGGCCGACGCTCTCACCGGCGAGCCCCGTCAAGAGGACGAGCACTACGACATACATCAAAGTGGCATCGTCGATGGTTTTCCCGGGCTGAGTATCACGTATCATACGCAATATCAGCGGCTTAAATACATAAACAACAATCAGCAGAAGCGCTACTGCTGATGCGATAGATAAACCGGACGCCGCTGCGCGACCACCACTATCCCCGATCCCTGTCCCTATGGCCGCCAATGCGATCCCTATCACGTCGCAGACCATGGACGAGGAGATGGCGAGCCTGCCCAGGTCAGTGTTGTGGATCCTAAGCTCGATGAGCAGGGAGGAGATGACCGGAAAGCCCGTCAGAGCCTGCACGCCTGCGACATACGGCAATGCCTTTTTAAGGCTCGAGCCCATGGTGACGTGGTTTTGTAGGACCGTAGCCAGGACGAGCAGGACGACCAACGAGAAGAGCAACATGGAGGAGCCGATCACGACTGCCTTGCGCCCCGGCCGCAGCATCGTGGCCGGGTCCATCTTCACCCCGAGACAGAAGAGGAAGAGCATGACGCCGAACATCGTGAACGTCTCGATGATTGTCTCGCTCCTCGCGGGGAATATGATCGACGCCATAGCCTTGCTGCGGCCTAAAACGGAGGGTCCCAGCAGAATTCCTCCCTATCATCATTTCGGCAGATACATGAGCATCGAGCTGTTAAAAGTTTTTAGCATGCATCGTTCACGACGCGTTCTCAGCATCAATGCATCGACAGTGACGACGACTACATCGAATGGACATCGAAGATAGACGAAAGAGATGGGGACCGTACGAGGAGCTGCGACACGATGGTGAGCTGACCGAGCGGCTTGAGGACGAGGTGGACGAGCCGGctgacgaagaagatgatagtGAGCTGAAACATGAGGAGCGGGGTCGGGAGATTCAGGGGGTTCTCCCGGAGCCATATGCTCTTCCCGCTTGTTTGGTACATTTGCTGGCACATGAGCGTCCTGTTCATTAACAGTAGATGGTCCATTGTTCTTGAAAGATCCTCCTTACGATCCCACTGATCCATTCCTTCACGTTTTAACGCTTTTTGTTGTTTCTCACAAGACCCAAAAGAAGGACACCAGAAGTGAAAAAAGCCGAGCtagagagagatagaaaaagagagagaggggttgaGAGGGCCAAGCATTTTGGCTTTCTACTTTTGCACGGTTGACCTTCAAGTGAGGATTGTTGGAGGGCTTGTGGAGGAGAGCCGCTTCTAGTTTCCCCTACACTTCGGCTTATACGGATGCCGTTGGCTTCTTTTACTGCAACGTTTGGTCCTGGTGTTACGATGCAGATGAAAGGAGAAGAGCACGCGCACGCAAAAATGGGTCTAGCTTTCGACACCTGTGCGCTTCTCTCTTCGAACGCCCTTGAGAACGTTGGCTCGTGGCCTTGGCAATAATTGCTCGGGTGTCGTGGGATGGGGAGATCGTTGCATTCGATCAAAATATAGTGACGTGCTCGGAGAGTCGCGGACATCCTCGTTaattgaaaaagggaaaaaatcgCTCTTGGTTCGGCTTCTTATTTGCTGCTTTTGACTTCTAGAGTAGACATCAAGCTCGGTTGTATTTTCAACGCACAAATGCAGCACTCTCCAAGAATTTTAACTGCGCTCTATTAATCGCTCAAGGAATTAGATTCAAACTTCCCCAGTCCCTTTTCATCAATAGTCTTGAATCTTGATATATACGAAGGAGTGTGGTTCATTCGAATAAATTCCTACCTCTCTATCTATCTCTCACATGTTTGGTTCAAAACTCAATGGACGAGCATAGGAGAAATGCTATCCCCCGACTCAGCACATAACTTCTATTTTTGCTCCTTTGACTCATACCTCACAGTTAGAATAAGAGAACGAAACAACCAGTTTTGACCATAGGTATAAACATGTTGCTTAAAACAGATATAAGCATGATTGGGAACAACgaatctcttttgataaacaaatgcattttgcAAGCTCCTTATCATGGATAGTTACTATGAAGTATTGGACTAATGACGTATATAATACTTGAATTCTCGATGTGAATAGCACATAATTGGTTCTCATCTTTCAAGGTCTACGAATATGATAGATGTATCGATGAAAGAATCATGATCATCTCATGGCTATATTCCTTTATCATTTCCAATTGAAGGATCCATTAACCCAACTAACGGAGAATTATAATggattaatttatttattttttttaacttttattggGGATTGGAAATAAATGTACTTTCTataggacatttttttttaaattgtgatTTATCACCATTTTAACTACTTTAGCGACTCGGTCGGTCACTTGAAATTCTTGATTATATCACTTCTTGATGTTAGTAATGTACAGCGGttaaatttgatcatttgcTTCTTAagactttttactttttttcatcGTGTGGGAGTGAAGAAAATGAATGTAAACTAATAGAAAATAGAATATAAGAAAAAACATGAATAAGCTAAGCTAAAGGACGTATTGTAAgtgtttctttatttgaatcattCAAAATGTCAATATCCTTCTTAGAGAGCAATCAGATGGAAAAAGCCACGTCTTCCTTAGTTGGGGAAGAATCCACcctaaatcatatttttttagGAACATATCGAGAGATAATTGGATTTGGTTAGACAATGTGAGGTTGGTAAATGAAGATTGGCTTTTTAGCGAGGTACGAAATGTAATGTCAAatatttgatatgattttaCATTATCTAGttttattcaaataattaatctTAGCCAATTGGAAGGATCTACTGATCAATCCAAATATCATTTCGATTTCGGTAGTAACAAGGATTTAGAATATCACACATTAAACAATTAAGAAGAGATTcaacaaccaaaagaaaaaaaaaatgattctatGAGATCATGGAAGTGTAAATATCCCCAAATAGTTAAGAGATaacaaaatacaattaagttttttttatgaaatatttatGTAGTAAGAGTTAAGTTATGACTAGGGTGAGTGACTCCAAATTTCGATTCCAAATTTCATATAGGTTTCATTTGGAATTTTGAACCTACAACGTGTCCttcattttctaaaacattGAATCTACTTTGCATATCGTAAAATGACTTATCGTGTCATAGGTTTCAAAATTGGTTTCATGGTCTATGTAGGTTCCACTTATATTACTAATTGAATGACTGTAGTGTTTTATCGCATTTAATAACACCATTTATTTATACAATTTACTaaccataatttatatttaggcacacaaataatatgaaatattaacaaaatgaaagttttaGTTATAAAATAGATACTCATATCAGTAATTTCATATTATGCATTGTAAAgatgtaaataaaaaaaaaaaaaaaacacaaaaacctATTTCATATTCAAGGTTCTATCTATTTAGAACTTAGAAGATAG
This Eucalyptus grandis isolate ANBG69807.140 chromosome 7, ASM1654582v1, whole genome shotgun sequence DNA region includes the following protein-coding sequences:
- the LOC104455917 gene encoding cation/H(+) antiporter 15, yielding MDQWDRKEDLSRTMDHLLLMNRTLMCQQMYQTSGKSIWLRENPLNLPTPLLMFQLTIIFFVSRLVHLVLKPLGQLTIVSQLLVRSPSLSSIFDVHSMGGILLGPSVLGRSKAMASIIFPARSETIIETFTMFGVMLFLFCLGVKMDPATMLRPGRKAVVIGSSMLLFSLVVLLVLATVLQNHVTMGSSLKKALPYVAGVQALTGFPVISSLLIELRIHNTDLGRLAISSSMVCDVIGIALAAIGTGIGDSGGRAAASGLSIASAVALLLIVVYVFKPLILRMIRDTQPGKTIDDATLMYVVVLVLLTGLAGESVGQHYLGPLFLGLIVPDGPPLGTAIESRLELFTSSLLYPAFVSVSGLRTDLFQIRYESLSILSAMFGISVLVKLGVVVSAALFSKIPFREAFVLGLILNVKGIIELVLYNVWRNGRVLTTELFSLCVISTILVTGIATPLVKALFDPSRQFISAKRSSIQHSKPNSELRIVVCVDSHDSIPTILNLLEVSHASEESPIAIMAMVLVELIGRTTTMLVCHSDRVIDSSSITSGHIINAFRNYEHHREGRVTVETFTAISDFDTMHVDICQVALDERASIVIVPFHKQWAVDGQVGKVNRHVQIMNLHVLEQAPCSVGILIDRGIVRGTLPILTSESTFHVAVLFIGGPDDAESLAYGSRMAKHENAIVTVIRFLLFGSENTKDRRIDTELIYEYRHINMGNDRFVYVEEVVRDGAALASFVGKMVDGYDLILIGRQHQASPIFMGLEQWSECPELGILPDMLASPDFESTASVLVIQQQRVGGTLLAGHAVQSAIYPRDQAFAPTTGPRDEAGRSSWSISIDKRGRT